The proteins below come from a single Panicum hallii strain FIL2 chromosome 7, PHallii_v3.1, whole genome shotgun sequence genomic window:
- the LOC112900871 gene encoding uncharacterized protein LOC112900871, with protein MSTVNKKKVACVTGGSGYIASALIKMLLEKGYAVKTTVRNPDDTAKNSHLRELQALGPLTVLRADLDEEGSFDDAVAGCDYAFLVAAPVNLETENAEEELIEPAVRGTLNVMRSCAKAGTVKRVVLTSSASSVTRRPDLQGDGHVLDEESWSDVEHLRAEKPPTWGYCVSKVLVEKAASRFAQEHSISLVTLCPVVTVGAAPARRTRTSVPNCLSLLSGDEAEFAVLAAIEKSCSTMPLVHLDDVCRAELFVAEEPAAAGRYLCSSLDTTIRELARFLAHKYPQYPVKTNLLSGDLLEKPRMRLSSAKLMREGFEYKYETLDGMYDDMIEYGKALGILPNPQCKCNCARSLYQTAMAVPGAVKTACVTGGNGYIASALVKMLLEKGYAVKTTVRDPGDMEKNSHLKRLQALGHLEVLRADLDEEGSFDEAVAGCHYAFLVAAPVNLASENPEEEQIGPAVRGTLNVLRSCAKAGTVKRVILTSSAAAVVPSGRGSPRGDGGGRVMDEETWPDVNYLVANKPVTWGYCVSKVLLEKAACRFAEEHGISLVTVCPAVTVGAAPAPKVHISVPASLSLLSGDEASLGVLKGAEALFGGVPMVDVDDLCRAEIFVAEKEASSGRYICCGLNTTVVELARFLAHKYPQYNVETNLSGELLEKPRVRLSSGKLVKEGFQFKYRTLDDMYDDVVEYGKALGILSS; from the exons ATGTCGAcggtcaacaagaagaaggtggcGTGCGTCACCGGAGGCAGCGGGTACATCGCCTCCGCGCTCATCAAGATGCTGTTGGAGAAAGGGTATGCCGTGAAGACGACGGTCAGGAACCCCG ATGACACGGCGAAGAACTCCCACCTCAGGGAGTTGCAGGCGCTCGGCCCCCTGACGGTCCTCCGCGCCGACTTGGACGAAGAAGGCAGCTTCGACGATGCCGTCGCCGGCTGCGACTACGCCTTCCTCGTCGCCGCCCCGGTGAACCTCGAGACGGAGAATGCTGAG GAAGAACTGATCGAGCCAGCAGTCCGGGGAACCCTGAACGTGATGCGGTCGTGCGCCAAGGCGGGCACCGTGAAGCGCGTGGTCCTGACCTCGTCGGCGTCCTCGGTCACCAGGCGGCCGGATCTGCAAGGCGACGGGCATGTCCTGGACGAGGAGTCCTGGTCCGACGTCGAGCACCTCAGAGCCGAGAAGCCGCCGACCTGGGGGTACTGCGTGTCCAAGGTGCTCGTGGAGAAGGCGGCGAGTAGGTTCGCGCAGGAGCACAGCATCAGCCTCGTCACCCTCTGCCCCGTCGTCACCGTCGGCGCCGCGCCGGCGCGGAGAACCCGCACCAGCGTCCCCAACTGCCTCTCCCTTCTGTCCG GCGACGAGGCAGAGTTCGCCGTGCTGGCAGCCATCGAGAAGTCTTGCAGCACGATGCCGCTGGTTCACCTCGACGACGTCTGCCGCGCCGAGCTGTTCGTCGCCGAGGagccggcggccgcggggagGTACCTCTGCTCCAGCCTCGACACCACCATCCGCGAGCTCGCACGCTTCCTGGCACACAAGTACCCGCAGTACCCCGTGAAAACAAACCTGCT CTCCGGCGACCTGCTTGAGAAGCCAAGAATGCGCCTGTCGTCGGCGAAGCTGATGAGGGAAGGGTTCGAGTACAAGTACGAGACGCTGGATGGGATGTACGACGACATGATCGAATACGGCAAGGCTTTGGGAATTCTCCCCAAC CCACAGTGTAAGTGTAACTGTGCTCGTTCTCTCTACCAGACAGCCATGGCGGTTCCAGGTGCCGTGAAGACGGCGTGCGTCACGGGAGGCAACGGGTACATCGCCTCAGCGCTCGTGAAGATGCTGCTGGAGAAGGGCTACGCTGTCAAGACGACCGTCAGGGACCCTG GTGACATGGAGAAGAACTCCCACTTGAAGCGCTTGCAGGCGCTCGGGCACTTGGAGGTCCTCCGCGCCGACTTGGACGAGGAGGGCAGCTTCGACGAGGCGGTCGCCGGCTGCCACTACGCCTTCCTCGTCGCCGCTCCGGTGAACCTCGCGTCGGAGAATCCCGAG GAAGAACAGATCGGGCCTGCCGTCCGAGGGACCCTGAACGTGCTGAGGTCGTGCGCGAAGGCGGGGACGGTGAAGCGCGTGATCCTGACCTCGTCGGCGGCCGCCGTGGTGCCCAGCGGCAGAGGGTCGCCgcgaggagacggcggcggacgtGTGATGGACGAGGAGACCTGGCCCGACGTCAACTACCTCGTAGCCAACAAGCCAGTAACATGG GGATACTGTGTCTCAAAGGTGCTCCTGGAGAAGGCGGCGTGCAGGTTCGCGGAGGAGCACGGCATCAGCCTCGTCACCGTCTGCCCCGCCGTCACCgtcggcgcggcgccggcgccgaagGTCCACATCAGCGTCCCCGCTAGCCTCTCCCTGCTCTCCG GTGACGAAGCGTCCCTCGGCGTGCTCAAAGGCGCCGAGGCGTTGTTCGGTGGGGTGCCCATGGTCGACGTCGACGACCTCTGCCGCGCCGAGATATTCGTCGCCGAGAAGGAGGCGTCCTCAGGGAGGTACATCTGCTGCGGACTGAACACGACCGTCGTCGAGCTCGCCCGTTTCCTGGCGCACAAGTATCCTCAGTACAACGTCGAAACAAATCT CTCCGGGGAGCTGCTTGAGAAGCCAAGAGTGCGCCTGTCGTCAGGGAAGCTGGTCAAGGAAGGGTTCCAGTTCAAGTACAGGACCCTAGATGATATGTACGACGACGTCGTCGAGTACGGCAAGGCCCTGGGAATTTTATCCAGCTGA
- the LOC112899179 gene encoding anthocyanidin reductase ((2S)-flavan-3-ol-forming)-like: MSAGNGKKVACVTGGSGYIGSALVKMLLEKGYAVKTTVRNPDDMAKNSHLKHLQALGQLEVLRANLDEEGSFDEAVAGCDYAFLVAAPVNLKSEHPEVQQIEPAVRGTLNVMRSCAKAGTVKRVILTSSAAAVIRRPELQGDGHVLDEESWSNVEYLTANKPPFWGYPVSKVLLEKEASRFAEEHGISLVTVCPVVTVGAAPAPSARTSVPNCLSLLSGDEAEFAVLRGIERGSGTVALVHLDDVCRAELFVAEEPAAAGRYLCSSLDTTIRELARFLAHKCPQYPVKTNLLSGDLLEKPRMRLSSAKLVREGFEYKYKTLDGMYDDMIEYGQALGILPN; the protein is encoded by the exons ATGTCGGCGGGCAACGGGAAGAAGGTGGCCTGCGTCACCGGAGGCAGCGGGTACATAGGCTCCGCGCTCGTCAAGATGCTGTTGGAGAAAGGGTACGCCGTGAAGACGACGGTCAGGAACCCCG ATGACATGGCGAAGAACTCCCACCTCAAGCACCTGCAGGCGCTTGGTCAGCTGGAGGTCCTCCGCGCAAATTTGGACGAGGAAGGCAGCTTCGATGAAGCCGTCGCCGGCTGCGATTATGCTTTCCTCGTCGCCGCTCCCGTGAACCTCAAGTCGGAGCATCCTGAG GTACAGCAGATCGAGCCAGCTGTCCGGGGAACCCTGAACGTGATGAGGTCGTGCGCCAAGGCCGGGACGGTGAAGCGCGTGATCCTGACCTCGTCGGCGGCCGCGGTCATCAGGAGGCCGGAGCTGCAAGGCGACGGGCATGTGCTGGACGAGGAGTCCTGGTCCAACGTCGAGTACCTCACCGCCAACAAGCCTCCTTTCTGG GGATACCCCGTGTCGAAGGTGCTGCTGGAGAAGGAGGCGAGCAGGTTCGCGGAGGAGCACGGCATCAGCCTCGTCACCGTCTGCCCCGTGGTCACCGTCGGCGCAGCGCCGGCGCCGAGCGCCCGCACCAGCGTCCCCAACTGCCTCTCCCTTCTATCCG GCGACGAGGCGGAGTTCGCCGTGCTGAGAGGCATCGAGAGGGGGTCCGGCACGGTGGCGCTGGTTCACCTCGACGACGTCTGCCGCGCCGAGCTGTTCGTCGCCGAGGagccggcggccgcggggagGTACCTCTGCTCCAGCCTCGACACCACCATCCGCGAGCTCGCACGCTTCCTGGCACACAAGTGCCCGCAGTACCCCGTGAAAACAAACCTGCT CTCCGGCGACCTGCTTGAGAAGCCAAGAATGCGCCTGTCGTCGGCGAAGCTGGTGAGGGAAGGGTTTGAATACAAGTACAAGACGCTGGATGGGATGTACGACGACATGATCGAGTACGGCCAAGCTTTGGGAATTCTCCCCAActaa
- the LOC112899177 gene encoding anthocyanidin reductase ((2S)-flavan-3-ol-forming)-like has product MSPGGKKRTACVTGGNGYIASALVRMLLEKGYAVKTTVRNPDDMAKNSHLQDLQALGPLEVFRADLDEEGSFDEAVAGCDYAFLVAAPVNIHTKNPEKELIEPAVRGTLNVLRSCVKAGTVKRVVLTSSAAAVTSRPLQGDGHVLDEDSWSDVEHLTATKFPYRGYPVSKVLLERAACRFAEEHGISLVTLCPVVTVGAAPAPNAHTSVPNCLSLLSGDEAAFAVLHGIERGTGCIPLVHVEDLCRAELFAAEEDAGAAGRYICCSLNTTIAELARFLADKYPHYGVKTHLLSGERLEKPRVCLSSAKLVKQGFEFKYKTLEHIYDDMVEYGKALGILPS; this is encoded by the exons ATGTCGCCCGGCGGAAAGAAGAGGACGGCGTGCGTGACCGGAGGGAACGGCTACATCGCCTCGGCGCTCGTCAGGATGCTGCTGGAGAAGGGCTACGCCGTCAAGACGACGGTCAGGAACCCCG ATGACATGGCGAAGAACTCCCACCTCCAGGACCTGCAGGCACTTGGCCCTTTGGAGGTCTTCCGCGCCGACTTGGATGAAGAAGGCAGCTTTGACGAAGCTGTTGCTGGCTGCGACTACGCCTTCCTCGTCGCCGCTCCGGTGAACATCCATACAAAGAATCCTGAG AAAGAGCTGATCGAGCCCGCGGTCAGGGGAACTCTGAACGTGTTGCGGTCGTGCGTGAAGGCGGGGACGGTGAAGCGCGTGGTCCTGACCTCGTCGGCGGCCGCGGTCACCAGCAGGCCGCTGCAAGGCGACGGGCACGTGCTGGACGAGGACTCCTGGTCCGACGTCGAGCACCTCACCGCCACCAAGTTTCCTTACAGG GGATACCCGGTCTCCAAGGTGCTCCTGGAGAGGGCGGCGTGCAGGTTCGCGGAGGAGCACGGCATCAGCCTCGTCACCCTCTGCCCCGTCGTCACCGTAGGCGCGGCGCCGGCCCCGAACGCGCACACCAGCGTCCCAAACTGCCTCTCCCTTCTATCAG GCGACGAGGCAGCGTTCGCCGTGCTCCACGGCATCGAGAGGGGCACCGGCTGCATCCCGCTGGTTCACGTCGAGGACCTCTGCCGCGCCGAGCTGTTCGCCGCCGAGGAGGACGCGGGGGCCGCCGGGAGGTACATCTGCTGCAGCCTCAACACGACCATCGCCGAGCTCGCGCGTTTCCTGGCGGACAAGTACCCGCACTACGGCGTCAAAACACATCTGCT GTCCGGCGAGCGGCTTGAGAAGCCGAGGGTGTGCCTGTCGTCGGCGAAGCTGGTGAAGCAGGGATTCGAGTTCAAGTACAAGACGCTGGAGCACATCTACGACGACATGGTCGAGTACGGCAAGGCACTGGGAATCCTGCCCAGCTGA